From a single bacterium genomic region:
- a CDS encoding Flp family type IVb pilin has product MIETIRRFVREEDGVTFVEYGMICAVCVLVAFGAWSTLGTNIGNVIDTVAGHITP; this is encoded by the coding sequence ATGATCGAGACGATTCGCCGCTTCGTGCGGGAAGAAGACGGAGTCACCTTCGTCGAGTACGGAATGATCTGCGCCGTGTGCGTGCTGGTCGCCTTCGGCGCTTGGTCCACTCTCGGCACCAACATCGGCAACGTGATCGACACCGTTGCCGGTCACATCACGCCGTAG
- a CDS encoding prepilin peptidase has translation MRPLPIAIGDSSRAAALLGTSLLVTGGSLAAPLATGTSAFLLLITEQDLRELRISNRLTGPGLVLALAYSSWVTGVDGALSALGGAAVGLGILFPFFALRWLGAGDVKAVMVLGAVLGASAMPGLLTWTAFAGGLVSGLAWLVDRASSSVSSGTASRAPGLPFALAIVLGFAANQQWGNPWTL, from the coding sequence GTGAGACCCTTGCCGATCGCGATCGGGGATTCGTCCCGGGCAGCCGCGCTGCTCGGGACCTCCCTGCTCGTGACGGGCGGCAGCCTCGCGGCGCCGCTCGCCACGGGGACGAGCGCTTTCTTGCTGCTGATCACGGAGCAAGATCTCCGTGAGCTTCGCATTTCCAACCGCCTGACAGGCCCGGGCCTCGTTCTGGCGTTGGCGTATTCCTCCTGGGTGACCGGGGTCGACGGCGCGCTCTCCGCCTTGGGGGGCGCGGCCGTCGGCCTCGGGATCCTGTTTCCGTTCTTCGCGCTTCGCTGGCTCGGCGCCGGCGACGTCAAGGCCGTCATGGTCCTCGGCGCCGTTCTCGGTGCCTCGGCCATGCCTGGCCTCCTCACGTGGACGGCTTTCGCCGGCGGACTGGTTTCGGGCCTGGCCTGGCTGGTCGATCGCGCCTCCTCATCCGTTTCTTCCGGAACCGCTTCGCGCGCTCCGGGCCTTCCCTTCGCCCTGGCCATCGTGCTGGGGTTCGCCGCCAACCAGCAATGGGGGAATCCATGGACTCTCTGA
- a CDS encoding pilus assembly protein produces MDSLNHELRNRCARRSERGSVMVEAAMTIPILLLLMFATIEFSFYFQSYFAARNAVSVAADEARVFDPDCDATIQNRVETAVLLTLEGANLPADLVTAPVITYPRGVANLCGDDSQKLVVVQVAFEHRMRLLSNFLAEGSFPMNLPVVVSDIRRDFN; encoded by the coding sequence ATGGACTCTCTGAACCACGAACTCCGAAACCGATGCGCTCGCCGATCCGAGCGCGGCAGCGTGATGGTGGAGGCCGCCATGACGATTCCCATCCTGCTGCTGCTCATGTTCGCGACCATCGAGTTCAGCTTCTACTTCCAGTCCTACTTCGCCGCTCGCAACGCCGTGAGCGTGGCCGCGGACGAGGCGAGGGTCTTCGACCCGGATTGTGACGCGACGATCCAGAACCGCGTCGAGACCGCCGTGTTGCTGACCTTGGAAGGTGCCAACCTGCCGGCCGATCTCGTGACGGCTCCGGTCATCACCTATCCGCGCGGCGTCGCGAACCTGTGCGGCGATGACAGCCAGAAGCTGGTCGTCGTCCAGGTGGCCTTCGAGCACCGCATGCGCCTGCTCTCGAACTTCCTGGCCGAGGGTTCCTTTCCCATGAACCTGCCGGTCGTCGTGAGCGACATAAGACGTGACTTCAATTGA
- the cpaB gene encoding Flp pilus assembly protein CpaB has product MDRKAKIFLGLAALCGLATTSIARSVLEERAEPVTTVPVLTAAEEIPLGSDSAGAPTRVTQWPKEFAPEGVLANAGALQGRVLARTIAPGEPILESSLLPTGKAAGLDAVIGAQMRAVSIKVDEVIGIAGFLQPGSHVDVLATSKRSSGNGEARVHTNQTRPVLENVRVLAVDERLVRNGGGPEEEIKVVTLEVASGQIANLANAEHGGRIKLALRGQGDEEENARGVQMILGTDVHEVRF; this is encoded by the coding sequence ATGGATCGTAAAGCCAAGATCTTCCTGGGCCTCGCCGCCCTCTGCGGGCTCGCGACGACCAGCATCGCACGAAGCGTGCTCGAGGAACGCGCCGAGCCCGTGACGACCGTGCCCGTCCTGACCGCTGCGGAAGAGATCCCGCTGGGTTCGGATTCCGCCGGCGCCCCGACCCGGGTGACCCAGTGGCCGAAGGAATTCGCGCCGGAAGGCGTCCTGGCGAACGCAGGCGCCCTACAGGGTCGGGTCCTGGCGCGCACCATCGCGCCCGGCGAGCCGATTCTCGAATCGTCCCTGCTCCCGACGGGCAAGGCCGCGGGTCTCGACGCTGTGATCGGGGCCCAGATGCGGGCCGTCTCGATCAAGGTGGACGAGGTGATCGGTATTGCGGGCTTCCTGCAGCCCGGCTCCCACGTCGACGTCCTGGCGACGAGCAAGCGCAGCAGCGGCAACGGCGAGGCGCGGGTCCATACCAACCAGACCCGCCCCGTGCTCGAGAACGTCCGGGTCCTGGCCGTCGATGAGCGCCTCGTGCGCAACGGCGGTGGCCCGGAGGAGGAGATCAAGGTCGTGACCCTCGAAGTCGCGTCCGGGCAGATTGCCAACCTGGCCAACGCCGAACACGGCGGCCGCATCAAGCTCGCCCTGCGCGGTCAGGGTGATGAGGAAGAAAACGCTCGCGGCGTCCAGATGATCCTGGGCACCGACGTACACGAGGTGAGGTTCTAG
- a CDS encoding type II and III secretion system protein family protein — MAAFQRILAQSGRRSLTWLLAGAVALGLAVPAVHALVENGYVGSAPTPVELVANGRRSIHIPAGQPTDLLPRVELERGKSIVLEADFDLERVAVADPNIANLVMTDARTLQVVALAPGSTNLLLWDDRGTLQAAVDVFVGSTRSQVEIKIRELIGSHEIWVEMAGPDTIVLRGTVARLEDRDRAEQLAKAFMSVSEGRGVVNLIDVAGNHQVMLEVKLAEMDKSLGRELEVNYRAAIQAGAQSFVFGSLLGGGAALAPDGLISNGLSGNDGADLFGSYTSGGGSTVDSFLRFAKEQGLAKILAEPTLVARSGERASFLAGGEVPVPVPGGTFGQVSIEFKQFGVGVDFVPTVLSSDRIHLEVTSEVSEPDPTIGVEVLGTAVPGFTTRRVSTSVELSDSQSFVIAGLLQDRTRNMARKVPWLGDVPVLGALFRSQDYQKSETELMIIVTPRLVKPLDPGEHLLPTDSYQDPSDTEFFVLGRDEAVASHAHPNPTADPGQEEE, encoded by the coding sequence ATGGCAGCTTTCCAACGAATCCTGGCCCAGTCCGGACGCAGGTCCCTGACCTGGCTGCTGGCAGGGGCCGTCGCCCTCGGACTCGCGGTCCCGGCGGTGCATGCATTGGTCGAGAACGGCTACGTCGGCAGCGCGCCGACGCCCGTCGAACTGGTCGCCAACGGACGCCGCTCCATCCACATCCCCGCCGGGCAGCCGACGGATCTACTCCCGAGAGTGGAGCTCGAACGGGGCAAGTCGATCGTTCTCGAGGCGGATTTCGACCTCGAGCGGGTCGCCGTTGCGGACCCCAACATCGCGAACCTGGTCATGACGGACGCGCGAACCCTCCAGGTCGTCGCGTTGGCCCCCGGCAGCACCAACCTCCTGCTCTGGGACGACCGGGGCACCCTGCAGGCCGCCGTCGACGTGTTCGTCGGCTCGACCCGCAGCCAGGTGGAGATCAAGATCCGCGAGCTGATCGGCAGCCACGAGATCTGGGTCGAGATGGCCGGACCCGACACAATCGTGCTGCGTGGCACGGTCGCACGCCTCGAGGATCGCGACCGCGCGGAGCAACTCGCGAAGGCCTTCATGAGCGTCTCCGAGGGGCGCGGGGTCGTGAACCTGATCGACGTGGCCGGGAACCACCAGGTGATGCTGGAGGTGAAGCTGGCCGAGATGGACAAGAGCCTCGGCCGTGAGCTCGAGGTCAACTACCGCGCAGCGATCCAGGCGGGCGCCCAGAGCTTCGTGTTCGGCAGCCTTCTGGGCGGTGGCGCGGCTCTCGCACCCGACGGCCTGATCTCGAACGGACTGTCCGGCAACGACGGCGCCGACCTCTTCGGCAGCTACACGAGTGGTGGCGGTTCGACCGTAGACAGCTTCCTGCGCTTCGCCAAGGAGCAGGGGTTGGCCAAGATCCTCGCCGAGCCCACCCTGGTGGCGCGGAGCGGCGAGCGTGCCAGCTTCCTGGCCGGTGGAGAGGTCCCCGTGCCGGTGCCTGGCGGCACCTTCGGGCAGGTCAGCATAGAATTCAAGCAGTTCGGTGTCGGTGTGGACTTCGTCCCCACGGTGCTCTCCAGTGATCGCATCCACCTCGAGGTCACTTCCGAGGTCAGCGAGCCGGATCCGACGATCGGGGTCGAGGTCCTGGGGACGGCCGTGCCGGGGTTCACGACTCGCCGGGTTTCGACATCGGTCGAGCTCTCCGACAGTCAGAGCTTCGTGATCGCGGGGCTCCTGCAGGACCGCACGCGGAACATGGCCCGCAAGGTTCCCTGGCTCGGCGACGTGCCGGTCCTCGGTGCGCTGTTCCGCAGCCAGGATTACCAGAAGTCCGAGACGGAGCTGATGATCATCGTCACTCCCCGGCTGGTGAAGCCGCTGGATCCCGGTGAGCACCTGCTGCCGACGGATTCCTACCAGGACCCGAGCGATACCGAGTTCTTCGTGCTCGGTCGTGACGAGGCCGTCGCCTCCCACGCCCATCCCAACCCCACGGCCGATCCCGGCCAGGAGGAAGAGTGA
- a CDS encoding AAA family ATPase yields the protein MNTKLPIAVLSRDPARREAITARLSETGVLRPLAPVEKLEELESLLRRTPALALYLDLNAGPEMILDWMETHAEPRPAILTGGPESPELILRAMRTGARAYFPHHVLDEELDRVAARLRAEAAAAPPAGGCIVAVLGAKGGVGTTTVACETAASLARSEARVALVEGKAYFGDLALHLDVEPNHTMADAAARGDELDMGFLETVATAHAASGIHLVAGPVDPEEAEGIGSTHLEKTCRLLREAFDWVVVDLPRLTDEVSLQALDWADQIILVTTPELASVARARQHLALLAELGVSEDRIQLVVNHARSGELFSTDGMASAGLAPVASIPSDPAFVASVEKGCPHSVRGSRGAIADAMEALCEALRGETAKKDDPKPASGDLLGRARKLLEELRCRLANA from the coding sequence ATGAACACCAAGCTACCCATCGCCGTCCTTTCCAGGGATCCCGCCCGTCGGGAGGCCATCACCGCGCGCCTCTCGGAGACGGGTGTGCTGCGCCCGCTCGCCCCGGTCGAGAAACTCGAGGAGCTGGAGAGCCTGCTGCGCCGAACCCCGGCCCTGGCCCTCTACCTGGATCTGAATGCGGGCCCCGAGATGATCCTCGACTGGATGGAGACCCACGCCGAACCCCGGCCCGCCATCCTGACCGGTGGCCCCGAGAGTCCGGAGCTGATCCTGCGCGCCATGCGCACCGGCGCTCGCGCCTACTTCCCCCACCATGTCCTCGACGAGGAACTCGACCGGGTCGCGGCGCGGCTGCGTGCCGAGGCAGCGGCGGCTCCCCCGGCGGGCGGCTGCATCGTGGCGGTGCTCGGCGCGAAGGGCGGTGTCGGGACGACCACGGTCGCCTGTGAAACCGCAGCGAGCCTGGCTCGCAGCGAAGCGCGTGTTGCGCTGGTCGAGGGCAAGGCGTACTTCGGCGACTTGGCCCTGCACCTCGACGTCGAACCGAACCACACCATGGCGGACGCGGCTGCGCGCGGGGACGAACTCGACATGGGCTTCCTCGAGACGGTGGCCACGGCCCACGCTGCTTCCGGAATCCACCTCGTGGCCGGACCTGTGGATCCCGAGGAAGCCGAGGGAATCGGCTCGACGCACCTCGAGAAGACCTGCCGATTGCTCCGCGAAGCCTTCGACTGGGTCGTCGTCGACCTGCCCCGCTTGACCGATGAGGTGTCCCTGCAGGCTCTCGATTGGGCCGACCAGATCATCCTGGTCACGACCCCCGAGCTCGCATCCGTCGCCCGGGCACGCCAGCACCTGGCCCTGCTCGCGGAGCTCGGAGTCTCCGAGGATCGGATCCAGCTGGTCGTGAACCACGCACGCAGCGGCGAACTCTTCTCGACCGACGGGATGGCCAGCGCGGGGCTGGCGCCCGTTGCCTCCATTCCCAGTGACCCTGCATTCGTCGCGAGCGTCGAGAAGGGTTGTCCCCACTCGGTCCGGGGCTCGCGGGGCGCGATCGCCGACGCGATGGAAGCCCTGTGCGAGGCACTGCGCGGCGAGACCGCCAAGAAAGATGATCCGAAACCCGCGTCGGGCGACCTGCTGGGCCGCGCGCGCAAGCTCCTGGAGGAACTCCGATGTCGCTTAGCCAACGCCTGA
- a CDS encoding CpaF family protein, with protein MASTGAVTAAPAAVASKAASSLPDAKTEPAPKSVSKAPAKSAPRAQAAPISLEQRRAQKPPRKDDKMQELKFRIHSRLFEVLDLARADEMTEESNGDEVVAATQKILTEEGVALTKDERQRLLREIKDEVFGLGPIEPLLREPGVCDILVNGPKQIYVERAGRLELTSARFRDDAHLLRIIERVVSQMGRRIDESNPMVDARLEDGSRVNAIIAPLALDGPSMSIRRFPSDSLDHEDMIRLGSMTPELVATLRAAVQLALNIIVSGGTGSGKTTLLNILSSFIPEDQRIVTIEDSAELQLRQEHVVRLETRPANLEGRGQIGQRELLVNTLRMRPDRIIVGECRAGEALDMLQAMNTGHDGSLTTVHANTPRDALSRLEVMVAMSGIELPRQAVRAQIASAVDIVIQQQRLSDGNRKVTSVQEIVGLEGEVVTMQEIFTLERDGVAEDGTVLARLVPTGVRPKFVEKLEQEGIELPDDLFKPAASDAAGQG; from the coding sequence ATGGCGAGCACCGGAGCCGTGACGGCGGCGCCCGCGGCTGTCGCCTCGAAGGCCGCATCCAGCTTGCCCGATGCGAAGACAGAGCCGGCTCCGAAGTCCGTCTCCAAGGCTCCGGCGAAGTCCGCGCCGCGCGCCCAGGCGGCTCCCATCTCGCTCGAGCAGAGGCGCGCCCAGAAGCCGCCGCGCAAGGACGACAAGATGCAGGAACTCAAGTTCCGCATCCACAGCCGGCTCTTCGAGGTGCTCGATCTGGCTCGCGCGGACGAGATGACCGAAGAGTCGAACGGCGACGAGGTCGTGGCCGCGACGCAGAAGATCCTCACCGAGGAGGGTGTGGCGCTCACCAAGGACGAGCGGCAGCGCCTGCTGCGTGAGATCAAGGACGAGGTGTTCGGACTCGGCCCCATCGAGCCCTTGCTCCGAGAGCCCGGCGTCTGCGACATCCTCGTCAATGGCCCGAAGCAGATCTACGTGGAGCGAGCGGGCCGGCTCGAGTTGACCTCGGCCCGCTTCCGCGACGACGCCCACCTGCTGCGCATCATCGAAAGGGTGGTCTCCCAGATGGGCCGGCGCATCGACGAATCGAATCCGATGGTCGACGCGCGACTGGAAGATGGCTCGCGCGTGAACGCGATCATCGCACCGTTGGCGCTGGACGGGCCCTCCATGTCGATCCGGCGCTTCCCGTCGGACTCGCTCGACCACGAGGACATGATCCGATTGGGCTCGATGACGCCTGAACTCGTAGCCACCCTCCGCGCCGCAGTTCAGCTGGCCCTGAACATCATCGTGTCAGGTGGGACGGGGTCGGGCAAGACCACCCTGCTCAACATCCTCTCCAGCTTCATCCCCGAGGACCAGCGCATCGTCACCATCGAGGACTCGGCCGAACTGCAACTCCGCCAGGAGCACGTCGTGCGGCTCGAAACGCGCCCGGCCAACCTCGAGGGGCGCGGGCAGATCGGACAGCGCGAATTGCTGGTCAACACCCTGCGCATGCGGCCCGACCGCATCATCGTCGGCGAGTGCCGGGCAGGTGAGGCGTTGGACATGCTGCAGGCCATGAACACCGGCCACGACGGCTCCCTCACCACGGTCCATGCCAACACACCGAGGGATGCTCTCTCTCGGCTGGAAGTCATGGTCGCCATGTCGGGCATCGAGCTGCCGCGGCAGGCGGTACGAGCGCAGATCGCATCGGCCGTCGACATCGTCATCCAGCAGCAGCGCCTTTCCGATGGCAACCGCAAGGTCACCAGTGTCCAGGAGATCGTCGGTCTCGAGGGTGAAGTGGTCACCATGCAGGAGATCTTCACCCTGGAGCGCGACGGCGTTGCGGAGGACGGCACCGTCCTGGCGCGGCTGGTCCCGACCGGGGTGCGTCCGAAGTTCGTCGAGAAGCTCGAGCAAGAGGGCATCGAGCTGCCGGACGACCTCTTCAAGCCGGCCGCGTCCGACGCCGCCGGGCAGGGCTGA